AGTTTATCCATGAGGGTTCCTTTGAGTCAATAAACTTTGCAGGCTATGCCAGGAGCATTGTTTCAGGTATTTTAAGTACATACTCCCCTGAACCAGGAAATGTGAGACTTGAGATGTACTTTGAGGATGCTGAAATGGGCCTTGACCTGGCGGTGCCCCTTGGAATGATACTCTCAGAGTTACTATCCAACAGCTTCAGACACGCCTTCCCCGAGGGACAGGATGGAAAGATAAGGGCTGTTTTCAGGAATAAGGATGACCACTACATGCTTGAGGTCAGGGACAATGGTTGCGGCTTCCCTGAGGATGTGGACTTTGAAAATGCAGATTCACTGGGTCTGCAGCTTGTAAGGAGTTTACTGAACCAGATAGAGGCAAACGTTGATTACAGGCTCTCACCTGGAACATGTTTCAGAATAAAGGTACTGAAGCCCGCTGATGGTGAATGAAGCACATCAGCTGGATTAAGCCTACCTGAGTACGATTCCAGCAATTCATTACTTTGATCAGTTCAACTGATTTGTAAGGTTCCTACTAAAAATCACTTTTAATTCTGTAAAAGGTTTGCAGATTTAGAGTGCCCTTTTAGTACTCTTAATTCTGTAAAAGGTCTTGCAGATTCATTTAAAGTGACAATGGAGTGTTGAGAAGTTTTGGAACGGGCCTTAATACTTAAACAAAAGTAGAAAAATATATTAGCACTTCTTCCACTAAATCAACTAGGTGATAATTATGGAGATAAATGGTGTTGAAATAGAGGATACATTTGCAGAGGCCTTCGGTATCAAGGTTTCAAGGGTCCTTGTAACCGCAGCAACCAAAAAACTTGCAAAAATAGCTGCAACCGAGGCAACAGGTTACGGCACATCTGTTATAGGGTGTCCTGCAGAGGCAGGTATAGACTGCTACGTCCCACCAGAGGAGACTCCTGATGGAAGGCCTGGATACATAATAATGATCTGCAACCCATCAAAGAAGAACCTGGACCATGAACTACTTGAAAGGATAGGGATGGGTATACTGACAGCACCAACAACCGCAGTATTCGATGCTCTCGATGACGAGGACGAGAAGCTCAATGTGGGATTCAAACTCAAGTTCTTCGGTGATGGCTACGAGAAGGAACTTGAAATTGATGGAAGGAAAATCCACTCAATCCCGATAATGTCAGGGGACTTCCTCATTGAAAGTGAATTTGGAATAAAGGACGGGGTTGCAGGTGGAAACTTCTTCATTCTGGGTGACAGTCAGGCATCAGCTCTCCTTGCAGCCCAGGCAGCAGTGGATGCGATAGCTGCAGTTGAAGGCACCATAACCCCATTCCCTGGTGGTGTGGTGGCTTCAGGTTCAAAGGTTGGATCAAACAAGTACAAGTTCCTCAACGCCTCAACCAATGAAAAGATGTGCGTGACCCTCAAGGATGAGGTTGAGGGCAGTGAGATACCTGAGAACGTCAACGGGGTATATGAGATAGTTATAGATGGTGTCAACGAAGAAGCTGTAAGGGAGGCAATGAAGGAGGGTATAAAAGCTGCATGTACCGTTCCAGGCATAATTAAGATAAGTGCAGGGAACTACGGTGGCAACCTTGGAGCATACCAGATAAAACTCCACGAACTCTTCTAAATTTCTATTTTTTTCTCTTCAGAATGACATTTTTATTCTATGCAGAACTTCTCCATCATTTCACTCTCAACTATTTTCCAGATCTCATCTTCAGAGAGGTTAACACCAAGGAGCACACCCCTCTTTTCAAGGTCCCTCTCAATCTTCTTTATAACCTTAACGTCACTTGCAGCGACGGTGTGTGAGTGTATATTCCTTGATATGCTGTACAGGGCCTTCAGGGATCTCCTGGCGTCTGGTTTTTCAAGTTCCTCCTTGCACCTCCGGAGGTCATCCATGTTCCTTATGTTGAGGTTCCTTGTGACCACCTGCCTCACACCTGGAAGGTAGTGCTTTGAGTCAAGGATTCGGCCACCCCTCCCTATAATTGTCTCCTTGTCGTCCATGTTACCCAGGTCATGTTTGAGGAGCATCTCCACAACCCTTCCTGATTCCTGTATTATGGATTTGATCTCAGCAAGGTCCAGATTAACCCCTATGAGGAAACCCTCCTTTCTGAGTTCCTCCTCCACCCTATCAAGGCTCTTTGCGTCCGGTCCTGATATTCTGTGTGTATGTATGCCTCCACCTGAGAGGGTGTAGAGTCTGTCAAGGGATTCCAGTTTACGGGAGTCACTTCTGAGAGTTTTTAGGAAGCGGTCTATATCATCCATTGAGTCAACACCCATGTTTCTTCTGAGGGGCTCTGAGAAACCTGGAAGGTAGTACTCTATGTCCTCGATTGTGCAGCCATTCTTTATTATGATCTCCGCTTCCCTTCTTATGTCATCCACGCCGTGGTTTTCAACAATAGTCATCTCAGGCTTAATTATTATCTCAACAAGCCGCCCGTGCTTCCTTGCAACCTCCTTTATCTCACTGTCATCGAGGTTAACCCCGAGAAGGATGCCCTCCTCTCTGAGTTCATTTATGACCTTATCTATACTTTCCAGGTCTGGCCCGGATATCCAGTGGGAGTGTATTCCGCTCACCGACTCATAGATCCTTGTAAGGGAGCTCTTCCTGGCGGGGTCCCCCTCAAGGGCATTTAAAAACCTTTCAAGTTCCTTCCTTTCGGATACCCCGATCTTTCTGACAAGGGGCTCCTTGAACTCAGGGAGGTGATACTCTATATCCTCCAGTGTGCAGCCATACTTGAGTATTATCTCTGCCTCCCTTCCAATATCCTCAACGTCATGCTTAACTGTTATCTTCACCATTGTGGGCTCCATGGCTGCAAAGTAGATGTCCTCACCCCCGCTGATCTCAGGGGAGATCACACGGTTGGCCCCTGCACGGTAAAGCCTCTTTATGTTTTCCCTCTTACTGGACCTTGTCACGATCCATATATCCGGATTCAGCTCCCTGCAGGTGAGGGTTATGAAGAGGTTGTCAACATCATCCCCGGTTGTTATTATAACCCCACGGGCCCTCTTTATGCCGGCAGCCCTGAGTGTATCCTCATCTGTGGCGCTTTCAGGTATTGCAAGTACGTTGGGGTCCTCCCAGAGTTCCTTCTCCACTATTTCCCGGTCCTTCTCAATTATTATGGTCTTCTGATTCCTTTTCTGGAGTTCCTTAAAAACGGCGGATCCAACACGGCCAAAACCACAGAGAATGAAGTGGTTGTTCATTGACTGCATTAACCTCCGTATCCGGGCACCTGATATGGTCTCCTGCAGTGTCATCGTGATCACCGAAACGGTTAAGCTTAGAACATAGGCTATGAGTCCCACACCACCAAGGGCAAGGGTAACAGAGAATATCTTCTGGGATACCGTGACGGGTGTTATGTCCCCGTAACCCACAGTGGCGATGGTGATCACCGTGAAGTAGATGGCATTGTAGAGGTCAAGACCCATTATGTACATTGAGCCAAGTATACCATAAATTATGAGAGCCGCCAGAGCCGCGAGGGCATAGTATATGACTGATAGGGGAACGTATGGAATATTCTCCACCAGATTCCTTTTGGGTGGCATGGGAAACCTCGCCTCTTGATATGTTAAATATCTGTCAGTCAATAATATAAATTCAGAGTATCTGGAGTGGGGGCTCTGGAATTAACCCTGAAATTATAAGGATGGTGAAACAGTCATGAAGCCGATTGACATGGGAGCAGCGGATATTAATGCGGAGTACCTTGGTATTCCAAGACTTTCCCTTATGGAGAATGCTGGAAGGGCAGTTGCAGAGGAGATAGGGAATTATGCGGATGGAGGAAGGGTCGTATTATTTTGTGGATCAGGGGGAAATGGTGGTGATGGGTTTGTTGCCGCACGGCATCTCCTTAACATGGGATTCGAGGTTGAGGTTCTCCTACTCGCGCACCCCTCAAGGATAGGGTCCAGGGAGGCACGGCGTAACTGGGATGTTCTCATGGCCATGCAGCCGGAGCCGGGCATACTCGGTGTAAGGGCAGTCAGTGATTCATCTGAGCTCTTCCCTGTGGATGCAGATGTGGTTGTTGATGCAGTACTTGGCACGGGTGTCCGGGGGGTTATGAGGGAACCATCAAGGTCAGCCATTGAACTCATAAACCGTTCAGACGCATTTAAGGTTTCTGTGGATATACCGAGTGGACTCAGCCCAGAGACAGGGACCGTGGATGATGTTGCTGTATCTGCAGATCTCACAGTGACTTTTCACAGGATGAAGGATGGACTTGAAAAGGCGGATCCTGCCATCACAGGAGAAATCGTGGTGAGGGACATAGGGATACCAAGGGCAGCCGAGGTGTTTGTGGGTCCGGGGGATCTCCTAAGGATACCCTCAAGGAGCCCTGAGAGTCATAAGGGGGAAAACGGGAGGGTTCTGGTTATCGGTGGAAGCCATCACTACTCAGGGGCCCCTGCACTCGCAGCCATCTCAGCCCTAAGGGGAGGTGCAGACGTTGTAACCGTTGCAGCACCGGGCAGCGCAGCCAGCGCCATCAAATCCATCGCACCTGATCTAATAGTCAGGAAACTTGAGGGTAAATATATAGGGCCAGGGTCCCTGGGGGAGCTCCTGGAACTTGCAGAAAATGCCGATTCTGTTCTTGTGGGCTGTGGGGCTGGCAGACACCAATCAACATCAGAAACTTTCAGAGAACTTATTGGAGCACTCCAGGAGATGGGGAAACCCCTGGTACTCGATGCCGATGCACTCAGGCTGATTGATTACTCCCATGTCAATGACTACAGGGATCTAACTGTAACTCCACATATGGGTGAATTCAGGGAGTTCTTTAAACTCAGATCCGAGATATACGCTGATTTCAGTGAACAGGTGGCTGCCTTCAGCTCTGTTTCCTCAAGGATAAGGGGAACGGTACTTCTGAAGGGCCCTGTGGACATGATATTCCAGGGTGACAGATTCCGCCTCAACAGGACGGGCTGCCCGGGGATGACTGTGGGCGGCACAGGGGATTGCCTTGCTGGTTTAACTGCAGGTCTGCGTGCAATGGGGCTTTCAGCATTTGATTCCGCCTCACTTGCAGCATTCATAAATGGCAAGGCAGGGGAACTTGCAATGGAGAAATTTGGAACAGGATTTTTAGCATCAGATCTCCATGATTTTATTCCAGGGGCAATGGATATGCGGACCTATGGTTTCTGAGCCATCAAAAAGTGAGAGTTGAATTAATAGCTTACGGGGGCTTAAAGGGGCCTCCTTTACACTGCGCCACCAAAGATAATAATTGAATCAAAGGGGGCATCCTCAGACCAGCCCAAGGATGTTTCCAATGAGGAGTATCCCGACTCCTGTCACCCCACCAAAACCAGCCACAAGGACTGTGAGAAGGTTGATGGGGATGTTTACGAATGGCAGTATATTGATACCAAAAAGAAGAAAAATACCAAGCACTATGTTTCCTGCAAGTGCCAGTATCTTCCTTCCAACACCAAAAAGTATTCTGAGGGACGCAAGACCCCCTGCAATTATGAATGTGGCAACCACAATGAGAACAAGGAATGAGAACCCTTCCATCAGTTCTCCTTCCTGCACACCCGGTTGTATATCCCGGCCTGGAGGGCGTAGTTCTTGACCATTCCTGCCATCTCCCTCTGGTCGAGGGTCTTGTCCTCAAAGGATACTATCTCCTCACTGTAGAGGCTGTAGGGTGACTTTCTGCCTATGACTCGCATACTGCCCCGGTGTAGTTTGACCCTTACCATTCCGGTTACGCGCCTCTGCATGTGGTTTATTGCCATGTCAAGGTCCTCACGGAGGGGGTCATGCCAGAGTCCACTGTAGACGAGTTCAGCGTAGGTGCCACTGATTATATCTGCAAATCGGATCTCACTCCTTGTAAGTGTCAGCTGCTCAAGGGCCCGGTGGGCCTCCAGGAGGAGGAAGGCTGCGGGTGTTTCATAGACCTCCCGGCTCTTCATACCTATGATACGGTCCTCCATGATGTCAACCCTTCCAATCCCGTGTTTACCGGCGATTTCATTTGCAAGGCCTATGAGTTCAAGGGGTTTCATCTCATCACCATTCAGTGCAACGGGGACACCCTTCCTGAATTCAATCTCGACCACCTCTGGTTCTTCAGGGGTTTTATCGATGGGCCTTGTCCACTGGAATGCGTCCTCAGGTGGCTCCACCATGGGGTCCTCCAGGATGTCGCCCTCTATTGCGCGCCCCCAGAGGTTTTCGTCTATACTGTAGAGCTTATTGGATGGGAGTGGTATGCCGCAGGATCTGGCGTATTCCATCTCCTCTGTCCTTGTGAGGTTCAGGTCCCTTATGGGTGCGATGACCTCAAGGTCCGTCCTTGACCTTATAACAGCCTCAAAACGGAACTGGTCGTTCCCCTTACCTGTGCACCCATGGGCTATTGCAGACGCGCCCTCGGATTCGGCCACCTCAACTATCTTTTCTGCTATGAGGGGTCTTGCAAGGGCCGTGCTGAGGGGGTAGCCCTCGTATACTGCATTTGCCTTTATGGCGGGGAATATGTAGTTCTCTGCAAACTCTTCCCTTGCATCCACTGTGTGGTGTTTATAGTTCCCGAGTTCCTCTGCAACCCTCGCCGGTCTTTCAACCTCCTCCCGCGGCTGACCAACATCCACGCAGGCCGTTATGACTTCCATACCGTATTTTTCCTCAAGGAGCTTGATACATACAGATGTGTCAAGACCTCCACTGAAAGCAAGAACCACCTTATCCATAACAATCACCTTATAAGAATCAAATACCCATGTTTTTATTACCAGCATTATAGATATAATGGCTAGGTGTTATTAAGTCTGTCCCCGGTGCAGCTGGAGACCCATATATGGATGGGGTCAAGGTGCTATCCCCACTTCCGGTGAACTGAGAGACCTGCACCGGGAACCTCTGATACTCTCTTAGGTTTATGGTTCTGTGCGTGGTGACCTTGATGTTTGTGAGGGAGGACTCGATTAAAATTTCAACTGTACATGAGGGCTCGGGGGGTGATGTTACCCTCAATGATGCCCTACGGCCACATTTAAGCTCAGAACTTTCCCTTGAACTGGCAGGGTACTCACGTCAGGGTACAGTGATGCTCACCCTTGGAGCGGGGAGGCCAGTGGTGATGATAGTGGCGGGGGTCCATGGCAATGAGATACCCCCCCAGGTAGCGGCTGTAAGGCTTTCAGAACAGCTCTTATCCATGGATATCAGGGGTACCGTTCATGTGATACCATTTGCCGCCCCATGGGCAACGATGAAGAACAGCAGGTGGTTCAGGGGCCATGATCTGAACCGCTCAGCCAGCATTGATGGGTCTGTAACAAATTCCATATTCAGGAGGGCATGTGAGATGGGAGTGGATGCCCTTGCAGATTTCCACTCAACTGCACCTGGGAGTAAACCCGGTGTTGAGGGTGTTTTCTGTTCAGAGGAACCTGAACACGAGAGCCTGGAGATAGCCCGTTACATAACTTCAAGGACTTCATCAAAACTTCTATGCTATGAGAGGGCGTCTTCCCATTACAGGGGGGCCCTTGAGGATGAATGCAATCTTGCAGGCATCCCATCTGTAACCTGTGAGGTTTTATCTGAGAATGGAGTTGTCAGGGATGGCAGTGACAGGAGGTCGCTCCTGCAGATGAGGCTTTTCCTGAAGTACATGGGTATTCTATCATGATGAGGTGTTTGGATGTGTTCCTTCAGTAGAGCGGGGTGGGTCAGTGTCCTCATATAAGAAACATGCCGCATTTTCAATCATAATGGCGTCCCCGATTTTCCAGGCGGTTTTTCCGGTTGCACTGGCGCTTCTGGGGGCCATGATTCCAGATATGGACCATGAGGTTAAATCAGAGAACGTTTCAACTGTGTTTCTTTTTGGACTTGTGATATTCCTTGTATTTTATATCCTGGGTCTCCCCTACCTTGCGGGGATTGCCCTCATGGATCTTGCCCTCATATTCTACCTTTCAAGGCACAGGGGATTCACACATTCAATTCTGGGGGCCCTCATAATCTCTGCCTGCCTGACGGTATTTGTTCTATCAATGTTCTTCCTTCTCAGGTCACTGGGCCTTGATGGGAAGGCATCAATCATGGTGATACTCACGGTTCTGGGTTTCATGTTCCTTAACAGGGTGATGATCTTACCATTCGTACTTCTGACTCTCCTAGGGGTTTTCCTCACCGATTTCCCTAAAATGGATCTCTACACAATAATGGGGCCCCTCCTCATCGGCTTCATCAGCCATGATGTCCTTGATTCCTTCACACCATCAGGGGTCAGGTTCATGAGGCCCTTCTCAGGGAGAACCTTCAGAAGGGGTTTTGGAGTCCTTATACTGATTTTCTGGGTCCTTGTGGTACTCTACGTGCTCCTGTCGCTGTAATCAACGAGCATCACATTTTTATTACGATTTATATAGAAAACTTTATATTATCATAAATAATCATGTTAATTAGAACTGGTACTAAAGAGAAGGGAGCTATAAAATGTTTATCACAAGGATTCTGTACGGTATCGCCTACTTCCTGGTCCTGATATATGAGATACTTAAGGCAACAGCTGACGTGGCAGTAAGGACACTGAATGGAAACATTGAGCCTGTAATAGTGGAAATAGAGACTGAACTCACAAGGCCAGTGTCCCAGACGATACTTGCAAACAGCATAACCCTCACACCAGGAACACTTTCGGTTGACCTTGATTCTGAGAACAGAATCCTGAAGGTCGCTGCAATATGTCCCCGCAGCAGGGAGGATATAATACCATTCGAGCCCTACATAAGGGGGATGCTTGAATAGGGGGTTTTTCATGGATCTGCTGATGATATCAGAATATATTCTCATGGCTTCACTGGCAGTATTCTCCATTGCAGCGGTGAGGATAGCAACAAGAAAGAGCATAGGGATGGGCCTTGTTGGTATATCCGCGCTCAGCCTGGCCATCGCAACGATACTCATACTCATAAACAGGATCTATGGGGTTGGCTTCTGCCGTGATATAGCCTACGCCCTTGTTCTTCTGGGGCCAGTTGGCACCATAGCATTTGCGAGGGTTCTGAGGGGTTGATAGAAGTGTACATCATGATTTTAAGGTCCGCTATCCTGATCATTTCATCCATACTCGTGATACTGGCAGCCATAGGTATACTCAGATTCAGGGACGATATAGAGAGGGTCCTGTATGCAAGGATCCACGTCCTCGGTATTGCCGATGTTGCATGCATACTGGCACTCCTCGCCCTTGGAGAACCACTCCTGGCCGCAACATACTTCATACTGGCACCATTCGTCTCACATGCAATAGCAAACGCCCACTACCATGGGGAGGGGGATTAGATGATCGAATACGTGATAATGATCATAGCAATACTTGGAGCGGTGCTTGCACTGGTCCAGAGGGACCTCCTGAAGGCAGCAATACTCACAGGGGTCCCCGGGGCTGCGATAGCCGCCATTTACCAGCTGCTACTGGCACCTGATGTGGCACTGACACAGGCGATAGTTGGATCCGCAATTATACCTGTCTTCTTTGCACTTGCTGCTTACAGGACAATGAGAATGGAGGAAGAATGATGATCTCTCTACAGCTGGCATCCCTACTGACCGCAGGAAGTCTCATGGTCATAGGCGCTGTGGCCGTGATATTCATAGACAACCTCATAAAGAAGGTTATAGCCCTTTCATTCATAGCCGACGGCGTTAACCTCTTCCTTGTGACACTGGGCTACAGGCCTGGAGGTGTGGTCTACATTTACCTCCCAGGAATGTCAGGGACATGGTTTGCACAGAACGCATCCTACCCGCTGCCATTTGCACTTGTACTCACAAGCATAGTTATAGGGGCCAGCACCCTTGCTGTGATGCTCGGCATAATAATAATCCTTTACCATAAACACGGCACCATAAGCGCGTCCAAGGTGCTGGAAGAGTGAAAAATCAGGAGTTTAACAGGTGAGAAATTATGAATCCACTTATACCGGTCATGGTGGTTTTACCGATTCTGTGCGCACTTCTACTTAACCTCCTTCATGGAAGGGACAGAACCGTGAAGGCACTGGCTGTTGCAGTGGCAATCGTGCTTCCAGTCATACCCCTCCTTGCAGGGTACGGTGCACATTACTTTGGGGGCTACGCCCCCCTATCAGAGAATCCCGCCATCGC
This sequence is a window from Methanothermobacter sp.. Protein-coding genes within it:
- the fhcD gene encoding formylmethanofuran--tetrahydromethanopterin N-formyltransferase, whose amino-acid sequence is MEINGVEIEDTFAEAFGIKVSRVLVTAATKKLAKIAATEATGYGTSVIGCPAEAGIDCYVPPEETPDGRPGYIIMICNPSKKNLDHELLERIGMGILTAPTTAVFDALDDEDEKLNVGFKLKFFGDGYEKELEIDGRKIHSIPIMSGDFLIESEFGIKDGVAGGNFFILGDSQASALLAAQAAVDAIAAVEGTITPFPGGVVASGSKVGSNKYKFLNASTNEKMCVTLKDEVEGSEIPENVNGVYEIVIDGVNEEAVREAMKEGIKAACTVPGIIKISAGNYGGNLGAYQIKLHELF
- a CDS encoding 3H domain-containing protein gives rise to the protein MENIPYVPLSVIYYALAALAALIIYGILGSMYIMGLDLYNAIYFTVITIATVGYGDITPVTVSQKIFSVTLALGGVGLIAYVLSLTVSVITMTLQETISGARIRRLMQSMNNHFILCGFGRVGSAVFKELQKRNQKTIIIEKDREIVEKELWEDPNVLAIPESATDEDTLRAAGIKRARGVIITTGDDVDNLFITLTCRELNPDIWIVTRSSKRENIKRLYRAGANRVISPEISGGEDIYFAAMEPTMVKITVKHDVEDIGREAEIILKYGCTLEDIEYHLPEFKEPLVRKIGVSERKELERFLNALEGDPARKSSLTRIYESVSGIHSHWISGPDLESIDKVINELREEGILLGVNLDDSEIKEVARKHGRLVEIIIKPEMTIVENHGVDDIRREAEIIIKNGCTIEDIEYYLPGFSEPLRRNMGVDSMDDIDRFLKTLRSDSRKLESLDRLYTLSGGGIHTHRISGPDAKSLDRVEEELRKEGFLIGVNLDLAEIKSIIQESGRVVEMLLKHDLGNMDDKETIIGRGGRILDSKHYLPGVRQVVTRNLNIRNMDDLRRCKEELEKPDARRSLKALYSISRNIHSHTVAASDVKVIKKIERDLEKRGVLLGVNLSEDEIWKIVESEMMEKFCIE
- a CDS encoding NAD(P)H-hydrate dehydratase → MKPIDMGAADINAEYLGIPRLSLMENAGRAVAEEIGNYADGGRVVLFCGSGGNGGDGFVAARHLLNMGFEVEVLLLAHPSRIGSREARRNWDVLMAMQPEPGILGVRAVSDSSELFPVDADVVVDAVLGTGVRGVMREPSRSAIELINRSDAFKVSVDIPSGLSPETGTVDDVAVSADLTVTFHRMKDGLEKADPAITGEIVVRDIGIPRAAEVFVGPGDLLRIPSRSPESHKGENGRVLVIGGSHHYSGAPALAAISALRGGADVVTVAAPGSAASAIKSIAPDLIVRKLEGKYIGPGSLGELLELAENADSVLVGCGAGRHQSTSETFRELIGALQEMGKPLVLDADALRLIDYSHVNDYRDLTVTPHMGEFREFFKLRSEIYADFSEQVAAFSSVSSRIRGTVLLKGPVDMIFQGDRFRLNRTGCPGMTVGGTGDCLAGLTAGLRAMGLSAFDSASLAAFINGKAGELAMEKFGTGFLASDLHDFIPGAMDMRTYGF
- a CDS encoding pro-sigmaK processing inhibitor BofA family protein, whose translation is MEGFSFLVLIVVATFIIAGGLASLRILFGVGRKILALAGNIVLGIFLLFGINILPFVNIPINLLTVLVAGFGGVTGVGILLIGNILGLV
- a CDS encoding argininosuccinate synthase — its product is MDKVVLAFSGGLDTSVCIKLLEEKYGMEVITACVDVGQPREEVERPARVAEELGNYKHHTVDAREEFAENYIFPAIKANAVYEGYPLSTALARPLIAEKIVEVAESEGASAIAHGCTGKGNDQFRFEAVIRSRTDLEVIAPIRDLNLTRTEEMEYARSCGIPLPSNKLYSIDENLWGRAIEGDILEDPMVEPPEDAFQWTRPIDKTPEEPEVVEIEFRKGVPVALNGDEMKPLELIGLANEIAGKHGIGRVDIMEDRIIGMKSREVYETPAAFLLLEAHRALEQLTLTRSEIRFADIISGTYAELVYSGLWHDPLREDLDMAINHMQRRVTGMVRVKLHRGSMRVIGRKSPYSLYSEEIVSFEDKTLDQREMAGMVKNYALQAGIYNRVCRKEN
- a CDS encoding succinylglutamate desuccinylase/aspartoacylase family protein, with the protein product MFVREDSIKISTVHEGSGGDVTLNDALRPHLSSELSLELAGYSRQGTVMLTLGAGRPVVMIVAGVHGNEIPPQVAAVRLSEQLLSMDIRGTVHVIPFAAPWATMKNSRWFRGHDLNRSASIDGSVTNSIFRRACEMGVDALADFHSTAPGSKPGVEGVFCSEEPEHESLEIARYITSRTSSKLLCYERASSHYRGALEDECNLAGIPSVTCEVLSENGVVRDGSDRRSLLQMRLFLKYMGILS
- a CDS encoding metal-dependent hydrolase; translation: MSSYKKHAAFSIIMASPIFQAVFPVALALLGAMIPDMDHEVKSENVSTVFLFGLVIFLVFYILGLPYLAGIALMDLALIFYLSRHRGFTHSILGALIISACLTVFVLSMFFLLRSLGLDGKASIMVILTVLGFMFLNRVMILPFVLLTLLGVFLTDFPKMDLYTIMGPLLIGFISHDVLDSFTPSGVRFMRPFSGRTFRRGFGVLILIFWVLVVLYVLLSL
- a CDS encoding monovalent cation/H+ antiporter subunit E, which encodes MFITRILYGIAYFLVLIYEILKATADVAVRTLNGNIEPVIVEIETELTRPVSQTILANSITLTPGTLSVDLDSENRILKVAAICPRSREDIIPFEPYIRGMLE
- a CDS encoding monovalent cation/H+ antiporter complex subunit F, coding for MDLLMISEYILMASLAVFSIAAVRIATRKSIGMGLVGISALSLAIATILILINRIYGVGFCRDIAYALVLLGPVGTIAFARVLRG
- a CDS encoding DUF2109 family protein, which gives rise to MILRSAILIISSILVILAAIGILRFRDDIERVLYARIHVLGIADVACILALLALGEPLLAATYFILAPFVSHAIANAHYHGEGD
- a CDS encoding DUF4040 domain-containing protein; translated protein: MIEYVIMIIAILGAVLALVQRDLLKAAILTGVPGAAIAAIYQLLLAPDVALTQAIVGSAIIPVFFALAAYRTMRMEEE
- a CDS encoding cation:proton antiporter subunit C, which encodes MISLQLASLLTAGSLMVIGAVAVIFIDNLIKKVIALSFIADGVNLFLVTLGYRPGGVVYIYLPGMSGTWFAQNASYPLPFALVLTSIVIGASTLAVMLGIIIILYHKHGTISASKVLEE